Proteins found in one Salvia splendens isolate huo1 chromosome 10, SspV2, whole genome shotgun sequence genomic segment:
- the LOC121752574 gene encoding uncharacterized protein LOC121752574 — protein MAENNEIPPPVGRFGDTLRSGIEYPGEFAYANDNVNIPPHYISLVNGGNLFHGRDEEDPVSHLNAFYELTNSHRPPNVEHHRIKRALFPLSLREKARAWYDSLPGYNIATFQELKTLFLLEYNSPMKIEKLREEITSFRQKYDESFAEAWKRFTEMIRKCPSHGLAPGHDLLKFYKGLNNEGTGLVTAGSNGNLDDLTHDEVRALFQRLANNQRNWHNPRRAAEKVEDTFGATKDAERVTAIEAQLADISTQMSSITKAVKSLQLTPQPQAVTVMKCGLCQGGHHTDQCPSLQGPPVEDVNYIGNHHQGFNQSNQYNNQQNWRPRQILSFMTKSQRENENFKEKTVEKFGQMEATMRNLETQIGQLATSSHTRIPNIIPSNTVPNPKGYEQCKAVKLRSGRELGSTRLIDGQGTSGISHAGADKMLGLYSSHTRADEVCKGGPKLVQGAQHGQVQAASGSKKYGEESDSSGKIRVEKDIRKKIPLSPAMDPKCPFNFPDFIPPPPFPIEKKKTKKITQEKGLDWMMSIIKKVRVDVSLVDLFLHFPKFSKFFKDLIAKKEKIQEDGVVRLSAFCSQLVKGKIPAKRRDPGSCVIPCEMGDKKFPKCLLDQGSGISLMALKTTRSIGLQARIESIDIELQLADHSIVKPLGIIKDVLVKVDKFVLPVDFIVLEMEEDKDMPILFGRPFLATGDVVIKTKTNTVVFRVDGEELVIEQEKADKRLWELG, from the exons ATGGCAGAGAACAATGAGATTCCACCACCCGTGGGAAGGTTTGGCGACACTCTTAGGTCGGGAATTGAGTACCCGGGGGAGTTCGCTTATGCAAACGACAACGtcaacattccacctcactacatTAGTTTGGTGAATGGAGGAAATCTTTTCCACGGACGGGATGAGGAAGATCCGGTGAGCCACCTCAATGCCTTTTATGAGCTAACAAACTCGCATAGACCTCCAAACGTGGAGCATCATCGGATTAAGAGAGCCCTATTTCCGTTATCGTTGAGGGAGAAAGCAAGAGCATGGTATGACTCTCTACCGGGCTACAACATAGCAACATTCCAAGAGTTGAAGACTTTGTTCCTCTTGGAATACAACTCTccaatgaagattgagaagttgagagaggagatcactTCATTCCGACAGAAGTATGATGAATCTTTTGCGGAAGCATGGAAGAGATTCACGGAGATGATAAGGAAATGCCCAAGTCATGGactagctccggggcatgaccttttAAAATTCTACAAAGGTCTCAACAATGAGGGCACGGGACTAGTCACTGCAGGCTCAAACGGGAACTTGGATGATTTGACGCATGATGAGGTGAGAGCCTTGTTCCAAAGGTTGGCCAACAATCAAAGGAATTGGCATAATCCAAGAAGAGCGGCTGAGAAGGTAGAAGATACATTTGGTGCTACCAAAGATGCGGAAAGAGTGACAGCCATTGAGGCTCAATTGGCGGACATTAGTACCCAGATGTCTTCAATAACGAAAGCAGTGAAATCTCTTCAACTAACTCCTCAACCTCAAGCAGTGACCGTTATGAAGTGTGGGTTGTGTCAAGGTGGACATCATACTGATCAATGTCCAAGTCTTCAAGGGCCACCAGTGGAGGACGTGAACTACATTGGTAACCATCATCAAGGTTTCAACCAAAGCAACCAATACAACAATCAGCAGAATTGGAGGCCTCGACAA ATTCTCTCATTTATGACTAAGAGTCAAAGGGAGAATGAGAATTTCAAAGAGAAGACGGTGGAAAAGTTTGGTCAGATGGAAGCTACAATGAGGAACCTCGAGACTCAAATCGGGCAGCTAGCTACATCATCACATACAAGAATCCCAAATATCATCCCAAGCAATACGGTGCCCAATCCTAAGGGCTATGAGCAGTGCAAGGCGGTTAAGCTAAGAAGTGGTCGCGAGTTAGGTTCGACACGATTAATTGACGgccaaggtacttccggcatctcaCACGCGGGGGCGGATAAGATGTTAGGCTTGTATTCCTCGCACACACGGGCGGACGAGGTATGTAAGGGAGGTCCCAAATTGGTGCAGGgtgcccaacatggtcaagTTCAGGCTGCATCTGGCAGCAAGAAGTATGGTGAAGAATCCGATTCGAGTGGAAAAATTCGAGTAGAGAAGGATATCCGCAAAAAGATCCCGCTAAGTCCGGCAATGGACCCGAAGTGTCCATTTAATTTTCCAGATTTTATCCCCCCGCCTCCTTTCCCAatcgagaagaagaagacaaagAAAATAACTCAAGAGAAAGGACTCGATTGGATGATGAGTATCATTAAGAAAGTCAGAGTAGATGTGTCCTTAGTGGATTTGTTCCTACACTTTCCTAAATTCTCCAAGTTTTTTAAGGACCTTATCGCAAAAAAGGAGAAGATACAAGAGGATGGTGTGGTGAGATTGAGCGCATTTTGCTCACAATTGGTGAAGGGGAAGATACCTGCGAAGAGACGAGACCCTGGGAGTTGTGTGATCCCATGTGAGATGGGAGATAAAAAGTTCCCAAAGTGCCTACTTGATCAAGGCTCGGGAATATCATTGATGGCTCTGAAGACGACGAGGTCAATCGGTCTACAAGCGAGGATTGAGTCAATCGATATTGAGCTACAATTGGCGGATCACTCAATTGTGAAGCCACTAGGGATCATCAAGGATGTCTTGGTGAAGGTGGACAAGTTTGTACTCCCGGTCGACTTTATTGTCCTAGAGATGGAAGAGGACAAGGACATGCCTATCCTCTTTGGTAGGCCATTCTTAGCGACCGGGGATGTTGTGATTAAGACCAAGACAAACACGGTGGTGTTTCGAGTAGATGGTGAAGAGCTGGTGATCGAGCAAGAGAAGGCGGATAAGCGCCTATGGGAGCTTGGATAG